From bacterium, a single genomic window includes:
- the ybgF gene encoding tol-pal system protein YbgF, whose amino-acid sequence MTRLSLNRAVVCLAALFVLAGCAEVGVPAGGSGSSPSPALPSGSGSDALARHLESLRRGLANQEQRIEAARRELQTLSGNIEKMQRAQAESLKNIERFFEEFKKRVEANEKTVALLRSGGLQGTGVGAGTVPPEGPSGLPPAGAPATGTPEQPSATTTPAPPKGGTPPAGPNVATVPPAGDPSALPSSPPVEKAGPEVDFNEAVRVLEKEKSFPRARLLLQRFIEKYPTHELADDAQYLIGESYFAEKNYERAILSYNKVQVDYANGDKAPDALLKEALSFLSLGDKASARELLERVGRKYPGSDAARNALERLKSF is encoded by the coding sequence ATGACTCGATTGTCTCTGAATCGTGCGGTGGTGTGTCTGGCGGCCCTCTTCGTGCTTGCCGGATGCGCCGAGGTGGGAGTGCCGGCCGGCGGCAGCGGCTCTTCCCCGTCGCCGGCGTTGCCATCGGGCAGCGGAAGCGACGCCTTGGCCCGCCACCTCGAGAGCTTGCGCCGGGGTCTCGCCAACCAGGAACAGCGCATCGAAGCGGCCCGCCGGGAGCTGCAAACGCTTTCGGGCAACATTGAAAAAATGCAGCGGGCCCAGGCAGAGTCCCTGAAAAACATCGAACGGTTTTTCGAGGAATTCAAAAAACGGGTTGAGGCGAACGAGAAGACGGTCGCTCTTTTGCGCTCGGGCGGGCTTCAGGGAACCGGGGTAGGCGCCGGCACCGTGCCCCCGGAGGGTCCCTCCGGGCTGCCTCCCGCCGGGGCTCCCGCCACTGGAACGCCGGAGCAGCCTTCCGCAACCACAACCCCTGCACCGCCCAAAGGGGGCACTCCTCCGGCGGGCCCGAATGTGGCCACGGTTCCTCCCGCGGGAGATCCTTCCGCGTTGCCTTCGTCTCCGCCCGTGGAAAAGGCGGGGCCGGAGGTTGATTTCAACGAGGCCGTGCGCGTCCTGGAAAAGGAAAAGAGCTTTCCGCGGGCGCGGCTGCTCCTCCAGCGTTTCATCGAAAAATATCCGACCCACGAACTCGCCGACGATGCCCAGTACCTGATCGGGGAATCGTATTTCGCGGAAAAAAATTACGAGCGGGCGATTCTTTCTTACAACAAGGTGCAGGTAGACTACGCCAATGGAGACAAGGCCCCCGACGCGCTCCTGAAAGAAGCGCTTTCTTTTTTGAGTCTGGGCGACAAGGCGAGCGCGCGAGAGCTGCTCGAGCGGGTGGGAAGAAAGTACCCCGGCTCCGACGCGGCGAGAAATGCCCTGGAGCGCCTCAAATCCTTCTAG
- the pal gene encoding peptidoglycan-associated lipoprotein Pal: MFSKLKTKGFRFALVAAALFFVVGCAEQLVKTDEDVSAASRRGSGTAPPSSAMQEAARQRMQRMKSGIQQLENDLIYFDFDRFEIRTDMRGVLDHKARFLSDFPTIRIQIEGHADERGTSEYNIALGHRRAQAAKDYLVSLGVSASRVDTVSYGEERPVDPRHHEIAWAKNRRAKFNVIGGVPAGLN, encoded by the coding sequence ATGTTTTCTAAGCTTAAAACCAAGGGATTTCGTTTTGCCCTGGTGGCTGCGGCGCTGTTTTTTGTGGTTGGCTGTGCCGAGCAACTCGTGAAAACGGATGAGGATGTGTCCGCTGCCAGTCGGCGCGGCAGTGGTACAGCTCCTCCGTCAAGCGCCATGCAGGAAGCTGCACGCCAGCGAATGCAGAGAATGAAAAGCGGGATTCAACAGCTTGAGAATGACTTGATCTATTTCGATTTCGATAGGTTTGAAATCCGCACCGACATGCGGGGAGTCCTGGATCATAAGGCGCGCTTTCTGTCCGATTTTCCGACGATCCGGATCCAGATTGAAGGACATGCGGACGAGCGCGGAACGAGCGAGTACAACATTGCGCTCGGTCATCGTCGTGCGCAGGCAGCGAAGGACTATCTCGTTTCGCTCGGAGTTTCCGCCTCCCGGGTCGATACGGTCAGCTACGGAGAAGAGCGTCCTGTCGATCCGCGGCATCATGAAATTGCGTGGGCCAAAAACCGCCGGGCCAAGTTCAATGTAATCGGGGGCGTTCCCGCCGGGTTGAACTAA